One window of the Rosa rugosa chromosome 3, drRosRugo1.1, whole genome shotgun sequence genome contains the following:
- the LOC133735439 gene encoding dirigent protein 22-like yields the protein MEKVVPKLFFIALFMFMPLLHSSSIEENIELDQWFQKLDNSKPKLTRFHFYFHDIIAGPGQTSVIAVPPPKTIKPSTTMFGQVSVFDNPLTKGPELISELVGRAQGLYSYASQEEFSLLQAMTIVFTGGENNGSSVTILGRNSMFQSRREFPIVGGTGDFRLARGFASASTYIANVSLAIVEYNVTVIHY from the coding sequence atggagaaGGTAGTTCCAAAGCTTTTCTTCATAGCTCTGTTCATGTTCATGCCATTACTACACAGTAGTAGCATTGAAGAAAATATAGAATTGGACCAATGGTTTCAGAAGCTCGACAACTCAAAACCGAAGCTGACCCGATTCCACTTCTACTTTCACGACATCATTGCAGGCCCCGGCCAGACATCAGTCATAGCGGTCCCACCACCCAAGACCATCAAGCCATCCACCACCATGTTCGGACAAGTCAGTGTGTTTGACAACCCGCTAACCAAGGGACCCGAACTCATATCCGAGCTTGTAGGCAGGGCTCAGGGGCTATACAGTTACGCGTCCCAAGAAGAATTCAGTCTACTTCAGGCCATGACCATTGTTTTCACCGGCGGCGAAAACAACGGTAGCAGTGTCACTATTTTGGGGCGCAACTCAATGTTTCAATCCCGGCGAGAGTTTCCAATTGTCGGCGGAACTGGTGATTTCCGGTTGGCTCGTGGATTTGCGTCGGCCTCGACCTATATTGCTAATGTCAGTCTTGCTATTGTGGAATATAATGTTACGGTTATACATTATTGA
- the LOC133735644 gene encoding uncharacterized protein LOC133735644 isoform X1, whose translation MIQVYGWGRGEHGRLGFGDNDKSSKMVPQKVHLLAGEDIVQVSCGGTHSAALTRDGRIFSIFCKEPFFYGHDNYDQLVKLAKCRTYCYREKKSGGEGDRHKEEHSYQ comes from the exons ATGATTCAA GTGTATGGATGGGGCCGAGGGGAACATGGTAGACTTGGTTTCGGCGATAATGATAAGAGCAGTAAAATGGTCCCGCAAAAGGTTCATCTTTTAGCTGGGGAGGATATCGTTCAG GTGTCTTGTGGAGGCACTCACTCTGCTGCATTAACACGTGATGGGCGCATTTTCTCG ATATTTTGTAAGGAGCCATTCTTCTATGGACATGATAACTACGATCAGCTAGTGAAACTAGCAAAG TGTAGGACCTATTGCTATAGAGAGAAGAAGAGTGGTGGAGAAGGAGATAGACACAAAGAAGAACATAGCtatcaatga
- the LOC133735644 gene encoding uncharacterized protein LOC133735644 isoform X2 — translation MIQVYGWGRGEHGRLGFGDNDKSSKMVPQKVHLLAGEDIVQVSCGGTHSAALTRDGRIFSIFCKEPFFYGHDNYDQLVKLAKDLLL, via the exons ATGATTCAA GTGTATGGATGGGGCCGAGGGGAACATGGTAGACTTGGTTTCGGCGATAATGATAAGAGCAGTAAAATGGTCCCGCAAAAGGTTCATCTTTTAGCTGGGGAGGATATCGTTCAG GTGTCTTGTGGAGGCACTCACTCTGCTGCATTAACACGTGATGGGCGCATTTTCTCG ATATTTTGTAAGGAGCCATTCTTCTATGGACATGATAACTACGATCAGCTAGTGAAACTAGCAAAG GACCTATTGCTATAG